The following proteins are co-located in the Pomacea canaliculata isolate SZHN2017 linkage group LG10, ASM307304v1, whole genome shotgun sequence genome:
- the LOC112573064 gene encoding EARP-interacting protein-like, producing the protein MEDETPVIYGLEFQARSLTSQTAETDRIRFLVGTQSLRSENQVHHIDFDDENNVINKNVFLHREGEVWHISSSSFDSSLLATCYNKTSDTKSELHAAVWRLPGDYDPSSPADDHSASHSPLELLCCLDRAEQDVKMVMWHPTGDSHTILGLCEDRVVCWDLNVASSSATITDSVILESKGQLRLSCGRWNPHHNCTHIATANDSTIRGWDMRSKQQAYQIEGAHGQLVRDLDFNPNRQYYLASCGDDCRVKFWDTRNTSEPLKVLSDHSHWVWSVRYNHFHDQLVLTSSSDSRVILNNVVTLSSEPFGHLVEKEEESENDVLQERNQETPKDGVIATYEEHEDSVYAVDWSTADPWVFASLSYDGRLVINRVPRAEKYKILL; encoded by the exons ATGGAAGACGAAACACCCGTCATATATGGACTTGAGTTTCAG GCACGATCGCTGACATCCCAGACAGCAGAGACAGATAGAATAAGATTTTTGGTGGGAACACAGTCTTTACGCTCAGAGAATcag GTTCATCACATTGACTTTGATGACGAGAACAATGTTATCAACAAGAATGTGTTCTTGCATAGGGAGGGAGAAGTATGGCATATCAGCTCATCTTCTTTTGACAGTTCTCTGCTAGCAACATGCTACAACAAAA CATCAGATACTAAATCAGAGCTGCATGCAGCAGTTTGGCGTCTTCCTGGTGACTATGATCCAAGTTCTCCAGCAGACGATCATTCTGCTTCACATTCACCACTTGAACTACTTTGCTGTTTGGATAGAGCAGAGCAAGATGTAAAAAT GGTCATGTGGCATCCAACTGGAGACAGTCATACCATTCTTGGGTTGTGTGAAGATCGAGTTGTCTGCTGGGATCTGAATGTTGCATCTTCCTCTGCTACT ATTACTGATTCTGTAATCTTAGAGAGTAAAGGACAGTTGCGTTTATCATGTGGTCGGTGGAATCCTCACCATAACTGTACTCACATAGCCACTGCCAATGACTCTACAATTCGTGGGTGGGACATGCGTTCAAAACA GCAAGCATACCAGATAGAAGGAGCACATGGACAGCTTGTGCGGGATCTGGATTTTAATCCTAATCGACAGTATTACCTGGCTAGTTGTGGTGATGATTGCCGTGTCAAATTCTGGGACACGCGAAACACATCAGAGCCTTTGAAAGTGCTTTCAGATCACTCCCATTG GGTATGGTCTGTACGCTACAACCACTTCCATGACCAGTTGGTGCTGACATCTAGTAGTGACAGTCGTGTCATTCTCAACAATGTTGTGACTTTGTCATCTGAACCTTTTGGCCATCTAgttgaaaaagaagaagagagtgaGAACGACGTGCTTCAGGAgag AAATCAGGAGACACCAAAAGATGGTGTGATTGCAACATATGAGGAGCATGAGGACAGTGTGTATGCTGTTGACTGGTCCACTGCTGATCCTTGGGTCTTTGCCTCACTTAGCTATGATGGAAGACTGGTCATAAACAGAGTTCCACgagcagaaaaatataaaattttgctttga